Part of the Limihaloglobus sulfuriphilus genome is shown below.
ATTTAACTTCTGGACTAATGGATTGGACAACCTGCCGCAAAAAACGCGCCCGGAAGGATTCGAACCCTCAACCTTTGGTTCCGTAGACCAATGCTCTATCCAGTTGAGCTACAGGCGCTTATGCTTAGTGAAATATATTTCCTAAGCAGGGGAAGTAATTTTATTGAAACATTTGATAAATTCAAGAACAATTTTAGATTGTAAGAAAAAAATATCTGCCGGCCGGCAGATAGGCCAAAGAATTAAGGTTTTCTTAATAAAAACTGAATATTTACAAAAAATATGCCATTTTTCTTGCAATCATTTTGTACCTGCGTAATATATGCGTTCTAATAATTAGTAAGCATTTGGAGAGATGACCGAGTGGCTGAAGGTAACGGTTTGCTAAACCGTCGTACGGGTTATACCTGTACCGGGGGTTCGAATCCCCCTCTCTCCGTTTTGGAAAATTAAGGGAAGGCAAATCTTTTCTTTTGCCCGTACACCAACAACATCCACGCCATAAGCAGCAGTTTGATATTGGATTTGAAAAATGCTTATTTTATTACATCATCTAATTGCAGGGCAAGAGTGCCTCGCAAACATCTCAGAACGGCTTGATTTCATAAGCATTTGTGTCATAGATATTTACTAATACTAAATACAACATAACATATATTATCGGACGTTATTTGTGCGGTTTAAAACAAGCAATTTACTCATCGGCTCTGGCTTGTGCTAAACAGCGTTTTATGAATTCACTCTTTGCATCTGTGTATCTTTCCCTTTCTTTTTTATATACCTCTGAAAGCCGCAACTTGAGCGGACTATACTCCCGGGCCGCACTATTATTGGCTTTTAAATAATCTCTGAAAATAATTCCCTGCCAAAGCCTGTGCCCGGGTAATGCCGCATGGATATGATGAGTCCGTCTGCCAAGAAAATTATCTCTTTTTATGAAAATCATATGGTCATCAGCGGCCATTGGGGATTATATTCAGTTATTTCAATTCCATCATCAGGCTCTTTACCTGCCTGTGACCACATGTTGGCTGTCATTTTATATGTATTTGAGGTGTTTATCCGGTGGAATTCTCCTGTTTCCCCGTTTTCTGATTTGCTGTGCCATTTCCAGACAATATTATCGGACGTTGACTTGCCGTTTTGTCTGGTAATTTTGATTTGATTGTCTGATATCTGCCATGTTTCCAGGTTTAATTTTTCGGCCTCATCCGTTGTAACTGTTTCTATACCAATGAAATATGTCGTTAAATTCTCGCTTATATCACTGCAGAACCCAACATATCTGGTGCTTACGTGATTTCTAATTTCCAGCTTCTTCAACAATCCGAAAGCAGTCTTGTAAAAATCGGTCAAATCCGCAGCCATAACATTGCTTTTGGTAATTATTTTACTGCAACCTGTTATATTTATTTTAGAGCCCCCCTTCTTTTTTCATTAAAAAAGCCGGCGGTAGAGATACCGCCGGCTGTGTAAATTCAATATTTAAACAAAGTTATGAAAGTCTTGATTTAACCTTGTTGA
Proteins encoded:
- a CDS encoding GrpB family protein, which codes for MAADDHMIFIKRDNFLGRRTHHIHAALPGHRLWQGIIFRDYLKANNSAAREYSPLKLRLSEVYKKERERYTDAKSEFIKRCLAQARADE